The proteins below are encoded in one region of Brachyspira intermedia PWS/A:
- a CDS encoding efflux RND transporter permease subunit, which yields MRSFIELIVKRPVAVFMGIVAVVILGAVSLSRLPVDFLPDMELPFISIRTTYDNAGPEEVEKSVSRIIESAVSSVNNIKEVSSSSEEEESRVFIEFNWGSDLASATADIREAIDRIRKSLPDDAESPAVYKFSTDNIPVMEISFYGTDNLSALYNLVDNQILTSIEQVGGVAMAEIRGGLKTQIKVDVDMNRLQAYGLDINTIVSTLAMENQNISGGETYEGVYKYTLRTTGEFKTVNDIGNVVVALKTNSTPIRLRELATIYEGYDEDGDVMKVNGTPAVNVSINKESGANTVAVSDAIKKRLDSLNLPEGIKYEVLFNSADNVNNAIKGVLDTAWQGGLFAVIILMIYLWNVRTVLIIAISIPMSIIVTFTLMYFFGTTLNIISLSGLVLGIGMMVDNSIVVLENIFFYRNNGYGKYSSAIDGTSTVALAISASTLTTIAVFLPFLFVEGQTGQMFRDLCITVTVSMIASLAVALTVVPMLGARLVTTKKSKFLSKFENFFDKYFHSKVNYIYEKVLTFSVHHKNRVLIPVITIVFAVIIVGLMLIGKEGFPESDEGQLMASITMPVGTRKEQTGAFIDRMRKDMEDVIGKDLSRIQSRARSGSDANKGQIRAKLIDKSDGRTKETEEYVELVRKRLASYPATINVDSVTSMRGGGNSDSSGIDIDIVGEDLVRARELANNVMAALQDVPGLRDVRLKKSDASPELNVVINRDLASKMGLNINTVANSIKTSFGGTTATRMTPDNSDVTDIDVIVRLNERDRINIEDVKRMLIPTPSGMVPISAVASVDKNFAPTEITRKNDSRITSITASGYGRPMNQIMNDVQAAINQKVFIPSGFTIVYSGDYEDMQEAFGQLIQALFLALVLVYAIMASQFESYIAPFVIALAIPFGFAGSLFLLLVTGQTLSVYSGIGVIVLIGIVVNNGIVLIDYMNQLMHEKKINGDKAALIAGPRRLRPVLMTSLTTILGLLPMALSSGEGNEMYQPLSLAVLGGLTVSTMFTLVIVPTVYAAIRNRIPLKDYDAKDIASVETSINDALSTPGK from the coding sequence ATGAGAAGTTTTATTGAATTAATAGTAAAAAGACCCGTAGCCGTTTTTATGGGTATAGTTGCTGTTGTTATACTTGGTGCTGTTAGTCTTTCAAGGCTTCCTGTCGACTTTTTGCCTGACATGGAATTGCCTTTTATTAGTATTAGGACAACTTATGATAATGCTGGTCCTGAAGAGGTAGAAAAATCTGTTTCTAGGATCATAGAATCAGCTGTTTCTTCAGTTAACAATATTAAAGAGGTAAGCTCATCTTCAGAAGAGGAAGAATCAAGAGTTTTTATAGAATTTAACTGGGGAAGTGATTTGGCTTCTGCTACTGCAGATATTAGAGAGGCTATAGACAGAATAAGAAAATCTTTGCCTGACGATGCTGAAAGCCCTGCAGTTTATAAATTCTCTACAGACAATATTCCAGTTATGGAAATATCTTTCTATGGTACAGATAACTTATCTGCTTTATACAATTTAGTTGATAATCAGATATTAACTAGTATAGAACAGGTTGGCGGTGTTGCTATGGCTGAGATTAGAGGAGGACTTAAAACTCAGATTAAAGTTGATGTTGATATGAACAGACTTCAGGCTTACGGTCTTGATATTAATACTATAGTAAGTACATTGGCTATGGAGAATCAAAATATATCAGGCGGTGAAACTTATGAAGGGGTTTATAAATATACTTTAAGAACTACAGGTGAGTTTAAAACTGTTAATGATATAGGAAATGTTGTTGTGGCATTAAAAACAAACAGCACTCCTATAAGACTTAGAGAATTAGCTACAATTTATGAAGGTTATGATGAAGACGGCGATGTAATGAAAGTAAATGGTACTCCTGCCGTTAACGTTTCTATAAACAAAGAATCCGGTGCAAATACTGTTGCTGTTTCTGATGCTATAAAGAAAAGGTTAGACTCTCTTAATTTACCTGAAGGTATCAAATATGAGGTATTATTCAATAGTGCTGATAACGTTAATAATGCAATAAAAGGGGTTCTTGATACTGCTTGGCAGGGAGGTTTATTTGCTGTTATTATTCTTATGATATATTTATGGAATGTAAGAACTGTACTTATAATAGCAATATCCATTCCTATGTCTATAATTGTTACATTTACTTTGATGTATTTCTTCGGAACTACTTTGAATATCATATCACTTTCAGGACTTGTACTTGGTATTGGTATGATGGTTGATAACTCTATTGTTGTACTTGAAAATATATTCTTCTATAGGAATAATGGTTATGGTAAATATTCATCTGCTATAGACGGTACTTCCACAGTGGCACTTGCGATATCTGCTTCTACTCTTACTACAATAGCAGTATTTTTACCTTTCCTTTTTGTTGAAGGTCAAACTGGACAGATGTTCAGAGATTTATGTATTACAGTTACTGTTTCTATGATAGCTTCTTTAGCTGTTGCTTTGACAGTTGTTCCTATGCTTGGTGCCAGACTTGTAACTACTAAAAAATCTAAATTCTTATCTAAGTTTGAAAATTTCTTTGATAAATATTTCCACTCTAAAGTTAATTATATATATGAAAAAGTATTAACTTTTTCTGTTCATCATAAAAACAGAGTATTAATTCCTGTTATAACTATAGTATTTGCCGTTATCATTGTAGGATTGATGTTGATAGGTAAAGAAGGATTCCCTGAATCTGATGAAGGTCAGTTAATGGCAAGTATTACTATGCCTGTTGGTACTAGAAAAGAACAGACAGGTGCTTTCATTGACAGAATGAGAAAAGATATGGAAGATGTTATAGGAAAGGATTTAAGCAGAATACAATCAAGAGCTAGATCTGGTTCTGATGCCAATAAAGGACAGATAAGAGCAAAACTTATAGATAAATCAGATGGAAGAACTAAAGAAACAGAAGAATATGTTGAGCTTGTAAGAAAAAGATTAGCAAGTTATCCTGCTACTATCAATGTTGACTCTGTAACTAGTATGAGAGGCGGCGGAAACAGTGATTCAAGCGGTATAGATATAGATATAGTTGGTGAAGATTTAGTTAGAGCTAGAGAATTAGCTAATAATGTAATGGCAGCTTTACAAGATGTTCCAGGACTTAGAGATGTTCGTCTTAAAAAAAGTGATGCTAGTCCTGAACTTAATGTTGTTATTAACAGAGATTTAGCTTCAAAGATGGGACTTAATATAAATACTGTTGCTAATTCTATTAAAACAAGTTTCGGAGGTACTACTGCTACAAGAATGACTCCTGACAATTCAGATGTTACTGATATTGATGTTATAGTAAGACTTAATGAAAGAGACAGAATAAACATAGAAGATGTAAAAAGAATGCTTATACCAACTCCAAGCGGTATGGTTCCTATATCAGCTGTTGCTAGTGTAGATAAGAATTTTGCTCCTACAGAAATAACAAGAAAAAATGACAGCAGAATTACTTCTATTACTGCTTCAGGTTATGGAAGACCTATGAATCAGATAATGAATGATGTACAGGCTGCTATCAATCAAAAAGTTTTCATACCTTCAGGATTTACTATAGTTTATTCAGGAGATTATGAGGACATGCAAGAAGCATTCGGACAGCTTATACAGGCTTTATTCTTGGCTTTAGTATTAGTTTATGCTATTATGGCAAGTCAGTTTGAATCTTATATAGCTCCTTTCGTTATTGCTCTTGCTATACCTTTTGGATTTGCTGGTTCTCTTTTCTTGCTGCTTGTTACAGGACAGACTTTAAGTGTATACAGCGGTATAGGAGTTATAGTTCTTATAGGTATTGTAGTTAATAATGGTATTGTACTGATAGACTATATGAATCAGCTTATGCATGAAAAGAAAATTAATGGTGATAAAGCAGCTTTGATTGCTGGTCCTAGAAGATTAAGACCAGTACTTATGACTTCTCTTACAACAATATTAGGACTTCTTCCTATGGCTTTATCCAGCGGAGAAGGTAATGAGATGTATCAGCCTTTATCATTAGCGGTTCTTGGAGGTTTAACAGTTTCTACTATGTTTACTCTTGTTATAGTTCCTACTGTTTATGCGGCTATTAGAAATAGAATACCTCTTAAAGACTATGATGCTAAAGATATAGCTAGTGTTGAAACTAGTATTAATGATGCTTTGAGTACTCCAGGTAAATAA